GAGAGTTGCAACGATAAGGAAAGAAATATTCGGGATAAAGGACATGCTGCAGCTAAAACTACTGCCTGCGTGGGCTATGTCGAGGCTCAGGGATGAGAATGGAGACGTTAGATGGGAATACGCGGGATACGGTGACAGGATCTTAGTAGTGGAGCTTCACGACCCCTGGACGGAAGACAAGAATAAGAGAGAACGTAAAACCGCATTCGTAATATACTTTTCACTACAGACGTCCAAGCCCCTCGTACCGGCCCAACTTAAGTTTAAACTTAATTCCGTATATAAGGTGGTAAATAAGCTGAGGGCAAAGGGCTACCACGTCTTCCCCGCAGTTGTAGTGTATAACGCCACTCCCGGAGCCAAGGAGATGTTGCAAAAGCATAAGGTAGAGTTCTTTAACGATTTAGATAACCTTCTCGGGTGGATTTATTCTAAACTTTTGTCCAGGCTACAGAGGTTGGTAGAAGTTACAAAATTCACCTTTCAATTTGATAGGATATTCCTCTTTTTAAAGAAGGTAATAGAGGGCCTGGGATATAAGATCCCGTCGACGTTATTAGAAGCCTGGGCCTACAAACCTAAATATCCTCAGGCCTCAACGTAAAACTCCCTCTTCTATCGATAATTTTTCTCACTTTAGTATTAAATATTCATGATATGCGTTAACTCTCAGTTAATTTCAAAAAATTCTTTTCATTTTACAACAAATTTTCTCCAATTTTTACTCTGTTAACCGGGGAGTTATATGTAAAAAGTGGCCAAGAAATAAAGACATTTATTATTTCTTTCTAAAAGAAAGAAATTAAAAGGAGAACGCGTGAACAAAAATACTTTACAATTTTTAAGGAAGTGAACAGATATTATTCCTAAAATAACATTCCTTATGAAGAGATTAACTTATTGAAACTTACAAAAATAAGGACGTGAACAGATACAGGGTAAAAGTTGCCCCTTATAGTATACTGTAAAAGTAACTATCTAACCAAATAATAATATAATAAAAAGAAGGAAGTACTGGGTCAGGGTACTGTAAGCAGAACTATTAACTCCCCTTACTTTTTCGGTTATTCAACCAAACCCTGGCCTAAACTTACAACTAAATCATCGATCAAGTACATCAAAGCAGTAATTGCATTAAACTCCTCTCTGGTTCCCGCTCTGATAGCAACCGCTATACTACCTTGGGAGTAACTTATACTGACAACTTTAAAGCCCTTTTCAAAACCTCCTTCAGCTTCAATTACGGTTGAAAGGCCACTCTCGTAGTTAATCCTATAAATTGTCTTATCTCCCTCCTTCCTCTTTTCTACACTGATTACCTTTGCCATAATAAGAAATTGAGATAAGGTAATGTTAAGTATATAGTATTATCTGCTGGTATTACGACAAAACTACCCCACTCCACTTCAAACTAGTACTATGGGCATGTGATTTTACTAAGGAAATTATTCACAGTATGACTATTTATTAAGTAGTAATCTAGACTGTTTATTACTTTTAAGCATATGGAGTCGGACGTTGCGTTATCGCAATATATCGTAACCTTAATAATATCATCTTTCCTAATTATTGCTCTGTAATCTATTGGATCTATTGGATCTATTGTTGGGTTCCTATTACATCTAAGTATCGAATTATTATATGGTGAATATGGCGGTACTATTACGATTAGTCCATTGGATAATAAAATTATACGGTAATGTATTTCTTTAAAATTTATACGGTAATGTGGAAAAGTATGTATATATTTGGTTGTTAGAGCTCCGACTATTATTATTAAATCCGCTATTTCATTATCATTATTTACTATGTCTACTGGCATAAATTGTTCTTTTATGCCATATACTCCTTCCCAATACCTAATCCAATGAAGCAGAACTCCACCAAACGATTCCCATTTTCCGTTTCTCTGTATTTCTGCTTTTGCAATACATTTCCTTGCTGTCGCATTTCCTTTGTTATAAACCTTAACTCTAACAAACTTTGCCTTTCCTATGTTACCTATATTTACTGGGTTATCAAGGGCAGAATAATCAAAGCCTACCTCTAGCTTAGGCTTCTTTGTCATCTCTTCCAGCTGTTGCTTAAGCATTGAATTCTGTTTCCTCATCTCCCTATATTGCATAAAGTAAATAATGATGCTAGCTACTAAAGCGACAACTGTAATACAGGTGATAATTCCAGACATCGTTTTTACCTCATGAAATTATCCTAAGGCATTATAGTATAAAAGAAATTAGGATTACTAGAGTAAACTCCCCAGTTTACTGAGTAAAAATTCAAACTTCTTTATAAAGAGATATAGTATATATAACTACTACTGAAACTTTTTCACGCACAAAACTTACAAAACATGACACACTTTTCACTTTCAATTTTACGAATTTTTACATAAGCTAACATATAGCAATTGTTTAAGCTAATTGAATTTTCACTTTCACTTTTAGAAAAATTTTTAGGAGTGAAGAAAGGCCTTTTACATTACTTCTTACCCTGGGCCTAAGTTTTTCAGTCTTTATTTTCCAGTGATTTAGCTCTTAGTAGTAGTAAATAATAGACTAAATTTCTCCTTATAGATATGGGAATATAACAAAAACGGCTATTAATACTCCTCATAAGAGTTTCTTCATCTATTGTGTATATATTCCACTTTATATTATAACGATATATTAAAATATTTTTTATAAGTAAAATTTTTTAACCAGCGGATCTAGTTTTTCCTATGGATTTAGAAGAGAAAGTTGAAAGCACAATAAATTTTATTGTTGATATATCCGAAGAGTTGGATCCTACAATACCCTGGGAATTAGGTTTTAGCGGAGGAAAGGACTCAACTACTGTCCTTAGCTTATTAATCGAGTCAATGAAGAGAGGTGCAAGAATACCTAAACTATATGTAGTATATTCTGATACACTTTTAGAACATCCTACATTAAGAAAGGAGACTTTAGAGGCATTAAACAGTTTAAAGGAATTTGATAATATTGAACCAGTTAGGCTTACCCCCAGGGAAGACTTTATCACAATGATGGTAGAGAGAGGATACCCTGCTCCAAACCACCGTTTCAGGTGGTGTATGGCTAGGTTGAAGATAAGGCCTATGCAAGAATTTATGCGAAAATTAGGGAACTTCGTGCAGGTTTCGGGTGTTAGGAGGAGTGAAAGCGCAGAAAGGGCAAAGAATATCAAGCATTATGGGAAAATGGAGAAAATAGTAAAGATTGGAAATCCGATCATTATGCCGATTTTAGATTGGACTACAGAGGACGTATTTAATTTCCTTAAGATAAGAAAGAGATGGGATGGAAAAGATTTCAGCTACTTACTTGAGTTATATGAGGTTAAAGAGGAAGATAGTTGTGGTTGTGCTTTAAGTTCAGACGTTAGATTCGGCTGTTGGGTTTGCACAGTGGTAAAGATTGATAAAATGCCAACAAATCCTATACTGAAGTGGGCTAAACAGAGGATTTTGGAAATATCAAGGGATCCCAGAATGAGAAATTATGATAAGGAAGGAAGACCTAGAAGTTTGAATGAGAAAGGAAGGAGAGAGATAGCAAAGATTTTCCTTGAAGTTGCAGAAAAATATCCTGAGGCATTAGGATATAATATTGATGAGTTAAAGGAAAAGTTAAAGAAGATAATAGATGAGAAAAATCAGTTAATTAAGATAGTCCAACAGTAGCAATATCATATTTACTAAGTAAATGCGCCTTTAACCAATCTTCAACTTCCTTTATAGGATATAGTTCAACTAAGTTTCTGTAAGGAGTAGAGGACGGTATTGGGTATCTTAAACTGTAAATAATATTTAATATTTCAGCTAGCTTTGATCTACTATTATTTACATTATTTTGGAGTAGTTGTTTGATTGTAATTTTACCTTGGTCATCGACTTCCTCATAGTTTTTATTTATCCAATTTATCCATTCATTTTTGTCTATAATTGCTGGTAACGGTATATCTAATCTTACTAAACCTGCAGTAGGCGAGAAGACTGGGTAATTCTCTGAAATAAGTTCTCCTCTTAACCTAAAAATGGAACTCAAAATATGAGTGGCAATATAATTTTCCTCTTTCCCTTCAACTTGGTCATCTATAAGCTTAGTCCATAAATAAATATAAGCTTCATTAGTTATTCCACTAAAATTAGTGGTTAAAGTAGATGGAATTTTAACTACTTTTTTAACTGCACCAACTATTCCTTTTAGTATATTATATGCATCAGCTGCATTCTTTACTTTATTTAATTCTCTCACTATCCCCCTTAAGTTTAGATCAACTAGCCCTGCATATTTAAATAGCGGGGCTATAGGTCCATCAACAATTACTAAGTCGTTATCAGTTATGGTTTTTGTAATATCTATTACTAAAGCTAATTCAAGAGTTCTTAGAATCTCTTTTATTCTATTCTTAGCTGTAGATATTATCTTGCTAGAAGCTATTAGATCGCTTTCATTAATTAAAGTTCTTCTCGTTAATTGCTCATTCTGATCTTTGTATTCACCTAAGGTAATAGTAGTATCAGAGAAGAGTATTTCCCTATCGGGATTAGTTATAAAATTTCCAAATTTGACAAATCCGCTCTCTATAACTGATATGCCAAAAGGTAAGATTGAATGACCTATTAGTTTAGATGCTGCTCCAAAAGGAAATATAGCTACTAGTAACTCTTTCTTTTTTAGAGGATATAATTCTTTATTTTCTAATTTCATCGCTCCCGCAATCATGTTCGCAATTACTAAAGGCACTTGAATACTTTGCACATTCATTATCCCTACTACTCTATATCTCATTACGCCATCTACAAAAATTAGGTTTTTTGAAAGAGCAGGCATTTCCGAGAGATTTAGAGTATCTATAAGCTCTGAATCTGTTATGGTATCTTGTGCAACATACTCCTCTTCTGGATCCTCATCAGCAAATCCCAAATTTGGAAATCTGTGTATATTATCTTTAATCCATTTTCTTAATTCATCTTCATTAAACGAACTCCGACTCATGGTAAGTCACTGAAGCTCATGTAACATTATTGGGAATCTAACCTTTATTGGAGAATTATAGGAAGCTAGTTGGTATATTATAGTTTCTCCTTGCATCAACTCTGGAATTAAACTTCTCAGATCTCCGAATTTCTTGTATTCCTCATTTTTAAGTTCAGCATCATCGGTATTTCCAATCACATAAGTAGAGGCGTTTCCATAGACTTCCTCATCTATTAGGGAAGCAAATTGTTGAGCTCCAATTAACCCTATATTAAGGCTTCTTGCCCTAGCTGCTATATCTATTATTGATTTTTTTATGGGTGAGTCATATTTCTTAGGTGCAAATTTGTTTAACTCGTCTACAAATACTAAAACATGATCGAAAGGTTGTGGTGATTGTTGAATTTGTTGAATTTGCTTTAATACATTGTTAAAAATTAATCTTTGCATAGCTTCGTTGTCAAAATTCAATTGCATTATATTAATACCTTCATGAATGTCCGCATCAGTTATTGGCATACCTGTCTGTCTATATATTTCTAAGCCAAAATCCTTATTCGTATCGATGAAATTAGCTACTTTTCTAGCTATAACCCTGATCGTAGAAGGAGCATAGGTTGTACCAGCTCCCTGAACATTGGTGAAAATGTTATTAGGTTTATTCGTAATTTTTTTCTTTATATACTCATCTAGCTGGTGTAATGCTTGATCAATATTGCTTGCGTCACGGAGTAATCTTTGGAATGTAATGTTTTGATTTCCTATCTGGTTACTTATATACTTAGTTAATGCATCAATGTAGTCCTTCTGTGCAGCACTTAAATTCTTATAGTCTCCTCCAGATAAAATTTCTTCAAGCTCTTCAAGACTAAGATCTCTAATACCATAGCTAAATATATTGGGTATTAAATTTGTATTGTTAACATACCTAAGGCATGCATCGTTTTGTGAATATGTCCAATAATATAGCATTGGATTCCCAGCATTATCTCTGGGTATAAGTTCAGATGGTGAATTTAAGGCAAATTCTTGCCTTATTCTCCTCCATAAACCTATATTAGCAGAAGCTACTTCTGGTTTGTTCGCAAAATAGTTACCTATAAGATTTTCCACATCACTCCACGACTGTAATTGTAAAATTGTTCCTATCTTAAATAAATCACACTGTTTTACATTGAATGCTACCACTGCAACTTTCTTATTATTTATCTTAGCCCAATGAAGGAATGAAAATATTAGGAATAAGGCATACGTTGTTTTTGCAGCTAATCCAGACTTTCCAGTTATCATTACATGTGCTCCTTCTGGTCCCGCAATATATCTTGCATCATAGTAGAGAGGAATCCAACTGTTAGGATCATCAGCATTAGTAAAACTGTACACGAAACCAGCTAACACTCTATCTTGCTGCTTAATTGTCTGATTTAAGAAGTCAATATCCTGTTGATTAGCAAACCTTACTCTCATCCTTGACGTCGGTGGCTTAACTATTTGTGGATCCCTCCTTACAGCCCTTACTTTATATATCGTAATCACTCTAGGTTCTACATGCGATGAAGCTAAAGGATCTCCAACATTACTACTATAAAACTCCGAAACAGGGTCTTCTGATGTAGATGTAGAGTAAGAATCAACTACTAAACCTATTATCTTATTCTTACCATCCTCTGCAACAAGGAATGTAGAACCAACGTCTATGTCTTCATCTTTATTTACCCAAACATAAAACTCATTATGCTTAGCAGGTTGCTGATTAGATATTACTATCTTACCAATGTAATTAGGTTGTGGAGTTTGTGGTTGAGCGCCTTGCTGAATCTGTTGCGCATTAACTGAATTAGAAACCTGGAGTACTTGCTGAACATTCTGTTGTACTTGCGAGATAGAGATATTAGAAGGTTGGGCTACTTGTTGACTATCTTGCTGAATTTGTTGTGTAGATGAATTATCTTTTAGTGAATCTTTATCTTTATTCTCCTCGGACATTTTTAATCACCATAACTATTAGTTGTATTCTTAATATTGCCTCCTTTTTCCCTATTATTCTCTATTTCGAGAATGTCCACTCTAGCATCTTTTCCACCAGTTTTTATTAGTCTTTCAACTTCACCATAAGGAATCCTCCATCTACCGTTAATCATAATAGCTAGAATTTTACCTTGCTTAATCCATTTTATTACACCGCTCCTACTCATACCGAATATTTCAGCTACTTTAGTAGGAGTTAAATATTTCTCCATAAGTATTCAGAAACAATTGGAAGTATTTAAAAATATCTTATTTAATAGATAAAT
This genomic interval from Acidianus sp. HS-5 contains the following:
- a CDS encoding phosphoadenosine phosphosulfate reductase family protein; translation: MDLEEKVESTINFIVDISEELDPTIPWELGFSGGKDSTTVLSLLIESMKRGARIPKLYVVYSDTLLEHPTLRKETLEALNSLKEFDNIEPVRLTPREDFITMMVERGYPAPNHRFRWCMARLKIRPMQEFMRKLGNFVQVSGVRRSESAERAKNIKHYGKMEKIVKIGNPIIMPILDWTTEDVFNFLKIRKRWDGKDFSYLLELYEVKEEDSCGCALSSDVRFGCWVCTVVKIDKMPTNPILKWAKQRILEISRDPRMRNYDKEGRPRSLNEKGRREIAKIFLEVAEKYPEALGYNIDELKEKLKKIIDEKNQLIKIVQQ
- a CDS encoding ATP-binding protein, which gives rise to MSEENKDKDSLKDNSSTQQIQQDSQQVAQPSNISISQVQQNVQQVLQVSNSVNAQQIQQGAQPQTPQPNYIGKIVISNQQPAKHNEFYVWVNKDEDIDVGSTFLVAEDGKNKIIGLVVDSYSTSTSEDPVSEFYSSNVGDPLASSHVEPRVITIYKVRAVRRDPQIVKPPTSRMRVRFANQQDIDFLNQTIKQQDRVLAGFVYSFTNADDPNSWIPLYYDARYIAGPEGAHVMITGKSGLAAKTTYALFLIFSFLHWAKINNKKVAVVAFNVKQCDLFKIGTILQLQSWSDVENLIGNYFANKPEVASANIGLWRRIRQEFALNSPSELIPRDNAGNPMLYYWTYSQNDACLRYVNNTNLIPNIFSYGIRDLSLEELEEILSGGDYKNLSAAQKDYIDALTKYISNQIGNQNITFQRLLRDASNIDQALHQLDEYIKKKITNKPNNIFTNVQGAGTTYAPSTIRVIARKVANFIDTNKDFGLEIYRQTGMPITDADIHEGINIMQLNFDNEAMQRLIFNNVLKQIQQIQQSPQPFDHVLVFVDELNKFAPKKYDSPIKKSIIDIAARARSLNIGLIGAQQFASLIDEEVYGNASTYVIGNTDDAELKNEEYKKFGDLRSLIPELMQGETIIYQLASYNSPIKVRFPIMLHELQ